TATCGCCAGGAGAAGGGAAAGGAAATAAATTGTGGAAGAAGGTGAAATACCAGCTGGTGGAGTACCATGCGCTGCCTGGATATTTGAAGGATAATGAGTATATCCTTGCTCATTACAGAGCTGAATGGCCTTTGAAGCAGGCCTTTCTCAGCATTTTCTCCATTCACAATGAGACCCTCAACGTCTGGACGTAAGACTTTTATTCCAGCCATGCTTTTTAGTTTGTTACTATCAGTGTAGTTTCAATGGCTTTGGTTTGTAGCATGGTGTTTAATGGATGCAATTTTTACATGACGCTCATGATAATTGTCTTGAGAAATGTCATAATTCTTTCTTCTGCATGAGCAGCATATCACATAGGGATGCATTTCattttaaatactactaatatttactATAAAGAAAAAGGAGTTGTGAACAAACTAATTGGAGCACGCTGAATATTTGAAGGTGTCTGTGTCTAGCATTGCCATTACACCAAATTCCAAAGATGGTTATAGGTGCGAGGATGATCTTGTGATCCCTGAGATTGTGGATGTAGCTAATCTAGTGCCATATGGTATTGGCTCATTGATCATGGAGAAATATGTAGCTATTAGGTCCAGAGCTTGAGTTCAGTAGTAAAAATACAGCGTTCAGGTTTATTATGTGGAAATCTAAGGCAAGGTATACCGGAATAGGCTGTTAGTGTTAAGTTCAGTTCTCATTTATCGTATTCTGGGTTATCTGTTTGTTTCCATGCGTGCTCCTAGTTGTGTCTACCAAACTATGCAGTAAGTTGTTTACCTTAATGGAGTCAATTATTTCTATATCATGTAACCTCATCCTCATGTTTCTCCTGCCCCGCAAGATAGTTAGTGAAATAGAAGCTGTAAAGCAAATATATAACAGAATTGCTTTAACCGTTAAAGGACTAAAGGAGTTGATGTATTAAGCTTAGCCTGCTGGAAGGTAGCCTTTACTGTGCATCTACCATCTTTCTacgttgattttgttggttagTTGgactaatatttatttttaaggcATGCCTTCAATCTCCATATTAAATGCTGGTGTAGAGTAAAGACCATGATATCATTTTGTAAAAGATGTTGGAAAGAcatcattttaactattttctgGATATCTCTTTTGTTATCCTGCACTTTAGACTTATGCTACAGTGATGTTGATGCCTTTTTTACTTCCTTGGTATGATTACATTTTTAGGAATCTTCCCCATCATTCATTCAATCTGTCTTCTCTGTGCAGGCATTTACTTGGCTTcttccttttcctctctctAACCATTTACACTGCTATGAAGGTTCCAAATGTCGTGGACCTGAATTTGCCGAGTGCGCTCAGAAATGCTGATTTTCAGAAATTGCATGCAGATCTCATTACTTGTCTCCCATCCTTGCTACATATGCCCGATCTTCACAAACTTCGAGAGGAATTGAAAACTTCATTGCCTTCAATGAACTTGTCACCATACTTATCCAACTGGCACATTATGGATCTCCTCTCTAACTGTTTACCTGAGAATCTGACTTACAGCAACCACATTGATACTTGTGTTCTGGTACTCCACCTCCCCTCTATGGTTGTGTTTTCTTAGTTGCTTACTCTTTTTCCTTATCCTTGACCTGTATATTTGACGCTTCATGGGTAACTAGTTGAGAATTCATTATATGGTTTCATAGTCTACAAATTTCGAGTTGTCGCAAGATGCTATCCATGCATTTATTTGGTGGTTTTTATTTTACTTGAGGTGCTTAGTAAACCATATCTTTATATCCTCGCTTGGTCAGCAACTAGAGCGAACGATTCAACCATAAGCTTAAGTAGATTGTATACTCTGACATGCAAGGGATATGATCAGTTGATACTATCTTAAATTGATAAGTGACAACTATGTCAACAACCTACGTTATGGATTTCAACACGAAGACCATGCATGTCAACTAAATATAGTTGACATACGTATGCCTTCATGTTGACATCTATAACGTAGATTGTTGACATAGTTGCCCGTTTATCATTTTAAGATAGTTGTCAACCAAACAGGACCCCTGACATGTAATGTATGATCATCACCACACCCTCGTATGTGCAAGCAGGTTACTTTTTCTTAAGCCTTACACATAGAAAGTGCTTTAAAAGGGTGGAACTGAGATATTATTCATTTGGCTTGGCCTCTGATATCATGTTAAATAACTCGTAATCTGAATTCTTTAGTTTGAGACGAGTATCATTCTAACACTTTATAATGAGAAATTTGCCTTAGTACCTTAGCTTGACTCCACAATTCACATACTAGTCTTGGCCTCACCCAGTGACGAAGCCACTATGGGGCCTGGGGGGCCACTAGGCCCCCCAGCATATGTAATTATTACTATGTATATCCTATCAATTTATATTGCAATCGAGTAGTGCAGACGGTTTGGCCCCAAGGCAGTACACCTATTGACTCAAGTTTGATTCCTCCTGCCCGCAAGTTATTTGTTTTCACTGTTTTTATGTCCAATTGTTATGTCTgcttctttgattttttttctattcattgttttatgtccaatagttttaaaatttaaaatatgaatgCATTTGTATGCCCATCATTAATTTGTCCTTTGCAGTTTAATACCTAATCTTTAGGATCATTACAACTTTAGCAATCTTTGCAATTAATTAGATCCTTCCGATTGATTTCTATATGAAATTACATTTGAGTCTTCATTTTATTCTTACACTCTTATGTTTAAGAGGTTTAATCGGACTGCAATTTATTTACATAATATCTGATTTTTAGtcttattttcttatttacttGCACTTTATTTTCTAAGCATGACTAACATATCTATATATAGTTTCTTAGTATGcattcattaatttatttccTCTCATTATTCATTTATATCTCTTACAACTCTCCATTGCCGATGCTGCAACAAGTTTCGACTGTACCGATACCTAAAACTTGGGCCCCCCAATATAAAATTCCTGGCTTCGTCCCTGGCCTCACCAATATGATTTTTGATGAGATGCTATTTCTGCAAATCTGAGATATAGCCTTGATAAGTTGCAAATCTGTCTGATTCTTATGACATATTTGTGCATAAACATATCAAGAGAAACATATTTATAACGTTTGGGTTGATGGGTTTATTCGCTTATTTTCAGCATAACATGAAAGAGGATGTGGCGAACATAATAGCTCCATTGTTGGTGAGGCCAATCACGCGTTGGCCGTTCTTTGCTTTCTTGGGTGGGGCTATGTTCTGCTTGCTAGCCCGCAGCACATGCCATTTGCTCTCCTGTCACTCTGAACTCTTTGCATACTTCATGCTTCGGCTGGACTATGCAGGGATCGCTGCCCTCATCTCGACATCCTTCTACCCGCCCGTCTACTACTCCTTCATGTGCTATCCTTTCTTCTGCAATCTCTACATGGGGTTCATTACTTTACTAGGAATTGGGACAGTCCTGACATCCCTTCTCCCAGTGTTCCAAACCCCTGAGTACCGCACCTTCCGAGCATCCCTCTTCTTCGGGATGGGTTTCTCCGGTGCAGCCCCCATCTTACACAAGCTAATCCTGTTCTGGCACCAGCCAGAGGCGCTCCACACAACGGGATACGAAGTTTTGATGGGGCTGTTTTATGGCGTAGGAGCACTGGTGTATGCAATGAGAATACCGGAGAGATGGATGCCAGGGAAGTTTGACCTTGCCGGGCACAGTCACCAGCTCTTCCATGTTCTAGTCGTGGCCGGAGCTTATACGCATTATCGCGCCGGACTTGTGTATCTTAGGTGGAGAGACCTGCAAGGATGCTGAGAATTGTTAAAAGTAAGTTTAGGTGGTAAATATTTCCATTCAGTGGTAGCTTATATTGCCATCCTTGTGATGTTGTGCACAAAATAATTGTACTTAAATGCTTCAACAAGAAACTAGTATTACTACTGCACTGTAGTATTAAATCCCATTTCGTGTTAATGTTTTTTAAGTGACGTGCAATACACATATATGATCTAAGATTTTTTTATGCACATATATAACACTATACGTAGGTATAAAATAAGGTGGATAAGGTCGAGGTTTAATTTGTCCCACCAAAGTAAATGGGTTGGCAAATGGCAACTTGCATTTAACTAATTTTCTTCTGATATCGAAAAAAAAGAGCAATTAAAATAGGAGTATGTAAATAGTTAAGCGCATTAACGTTGgcattttttttcttgtatttCCATAATTTATAGCTCAAATTTCCAAGTAGGCTAGTACCAGGCCATGttattaaagaaaaaacaaataaatcaaaattaatgaaatcgATCAGTTTTCTGTTTTCGGAAAATAATTTtagtaataattataattattaattaactTAGCAATCAACTTATCTGTCTTCAATTATAGTTTTAATGCTATTATTATTACCaaaaatttgtaatttgtttaatAAACAATATGATTTGTGGTGGTAGCATAATGATAaaatctatctatctatctatatataaaAGGCGAGTTTTGACATCATttagaatatttataaattctgggtaaaattttgaatatttgttAGTAATGGACCTTTTAAATATTTGTAGATATAAGCAATTGACATTGACATTTTCAGTTATAAGCAATTGACATTGGATTAAATATTTGAGctcattaattatttcaaatattaGATATGTTCACCGAGCAGTTATGTAATTAACGGCATTATAAATTAGTGgtattatataattatacataCATTATAAATTAAGAGCGGTAATATGCAATTATTATTTGATCCATTTGCCGTTCcactcttcttcttttttactTGATTGTTTGAGCCGTTTCATTTAGAATTGAAACCGCCACATGAATTTTGATGCAGAATAATAAtggaatttatatattttaagaaTGATGGGAATTTAATTATGGTATGAGTGCATAAGCCGTGAATGGCATGTAGAGTGTTTTTACAAAAACCATCACaggcatttaaaaaaaaactaccagcTAATTTCtctaaatttaataattaatgatTAGTCAATTGAAATGATAGATTTAGCCGTTTATCGTTACtaattaaatcataaattagtagtatttgttttaattgttATTGATTAGCTAGATAAATGAGGCATTTAGTTTTTGTGATGTACGATGGAATTTGAATAATTTAGAAATTGATGTTACCTTTAGTTTTTGTCTATAAATACATGTTCATCAGTTGTGGGATTATCTTTTCGGCGAGGCTctatgtttttcttcttttttccgCGTTTCTTAAAGGCAAATTGTATTAGAGAATGAGGTAGAGGGGTCGTGGACGACCACCGATGATGTGGTGGGATTTCTGCGTAGCATCAATTTACCGCCGGCATACTCATGTCAATTTGCATttctttgtttaattttttcgGTATTTATATTATTACTAGTTTGGTAAATTGTGGATTGCATTTGTTCTACGATTGAGATTAAGAGTGTAATATGCAAATGGTTGTAAATTACTGTTAATTTTAGCTGTAGTGTTTTCTCAGCATGTGTTCAGTCAAAAATTTGACAACATTGTAATATTGAAGGTTTTAGTTCGTAATGGTTAAGTTGATGGTTTtcctaattttaaaattaatgtaatgtATAAATAAGTTTTTTAATAATTAGGAATAATCACAATATTGTTTAGTTTATTATTGTTATAGATTTTTATCTTCTCCTCCACTATTTAACGTCAGACATTGTATTATgtaatttatttcaaatttctAATGTTTCAATGTTGATTTGTAttattgtatatatttttaattctcATATTAACTAAAGTTATGctacttatttttttcattgttataacatagtatattttttgtttgcaattttaatataataatattttatctaattttgtttaattcctttataattagaaattaatattttgaaatatcaTCATCTTTGTATAGCATAGGTGTGATACTAGTGATATATAACTGCCCACAGTTTTGTCACATTAAAAGTAATTGCAAATTCAAACATGATTTGCTAAAAAAGATGCTCCtataatattgaaaaaaaaaagaatgcgTGAAAAAACAgtctcagaaaaaaaaaatactagtaactTAAAAATTTAAGTGAAAAATCGAAAAGATATAATTATTGTATAGTTACatgaattaataataataaacaactGATTTATAATTACGAGcaatataaaacaaaaactttATTGGGTTAAAGCATTCAAAAAATGTTAAAGAAAAACAGAGAGTAAAAAGTGaacccaaaatcacaattttggACACTAGATCATGGGTTGCTGCTTGATGACAAAACAATGGATCCTACTTCGGTCAAAAATTCAACCGTAATAGTGTCATGTCAGAAATTAATTCCATcaatttttatactccctccgtcccaagatattagactcGTATACCACTTTAGTGTGTCCTAACATACTTGAGTAatttctatttatggtaaaaatttaCTTTATTACCAACCTCACTTACCCCACTAAACAACATTTCCTAAATTCTTATGCCAAATGAAATTAGTCTAATatcttgagacggagggagtaatccATTTCCAATTTACTTTTATCCTATTCTAATTAACTTAAATATGcaatttaattaagatattaaattaatatgttaattaaaaaaattatcatttaaaaacaaaattaaaaattacatatcaTAAAATGCTCTCGTTGAGAGTtgaactcaagacctcccgcTTACTAAACGGGTGCTCTAACCAACTGAGCTACGAGAGCTTGTTGAAATAGTCTTCAACGTTTATTTATTTAGCCGATAATAGTATGAGCGCAATGCGTCGTCATTTTCATACCTCGATTCCCGTGATAATTTGGGGTGACCTATTTTGAGTTACCTATCGTATAAAGTTCTTTCGCTCTCATCTCTAAATTAATTGCTCTCTACCAATATTTCCATCTTTCCCTCTCAATGGTATTATTATCTCCCATGTAAATTTTGGCAGCgttctataattaattattcaattatCGTTTCGAGTAATATCATCACCAACCCCACGCCAAATTTCAGTTTTACCATCTCCTCTTTTATGCAATTTCATTATCAAGAtaatatacaaatatacatATTTCTGCCGTTACCCTTCTCATATGTGTGCATACCAATGTCGAATACTTGAATCTCATAATTGTTCCATCAACTTTTGAAGTTGCTAGCGACCAATAAAATTTTACTCAACTTCTAATTTTACAAAAATTATCCTAAATGGAGACATAGGGCATCTCGCAGTCAATTAGTTGCAACAAGAATGTTGATAAGTCGCCGATTTACGGAAGAATAAAATCAATTCGTACATCTATATTAATGAAGATTTGATCATAAAAGGTATTCCTACTACTCTACTCTACTAGCGGTGAAAAAGGAAGAATGAAATTTGAGAGTAAATCACGACGCTTGTCGGTGCTCCAAGCTAACGTGTCAGGCGCAGACCCGAATACCCGGCCCCATTTACCCGTACTTTTATGACCACCTTTCCTTCTTCCCTTCCCACAACCATAAAACCACCTTCAAGTCTTCAACTACCACTCCTCCCAAAAATGGACCAATCCAACTTCGTTATGCCGAAGCGGCCCAAAACGGCGTCGTTCCTCTCCGACTCCTACCGTCTCGCCGGCGCCTCTCTCGTCGCCTTCATGGTCTTCTGGACTATCTGGTCCTCCTTCCCCCCATCCCCACCCCCAACCCCCGCCCTCACCGTTCCCGCCGCCGCTGATTCCGCCGCCCCCGACCTAGCTTACGCCTCACCGGAGAAAAACTTCTACGACGACCCTAAGCTGAGCTACGCAATCGGGTCGGCGCCGGTGAGGAAATGGGACGAGAAGCGGCGGGAGTGGCTCCGACAGCACCCGAGCTTCGTAGCCGGGTCGGCGACCCGGATCGTGATGGTGACCGGGTCGCAGTCGGAGCCGTGCAAGAATCCGAGGGGCGACCACCTCCTCCTGAAGCTGTTCAAGAACAAGGTGGACTACTGCCGGCGCCACGGCATCGACATCTTCTACAACAACGCCCTCCTCCACTCGAAAATGTTCTCCTTCTGGGCCAAGACAGCCGCCGTCCGCGCCTCCATGCTGGCCCACCCGGAGGCCGAGTGGATCTGGTGGGTCGACTCCGACGCCGCCTTCACCGACATGGACTTCCTCCCGCCGCTCCCCCGCTACCACGACTTCAACATGGTCGTCCACGGCTGGCCTCTCCTCCTCCAGCAGAGGCACACGTGGACGGGCATCAACGCCGGCGTCTTCCTCATCCGGAATTGCCAGTGGGCGCTCGACTTTCTCGACGTGTGGGCCAGCATGGGCCCACAGTCCCCCGACTACGATAAATGGGGGAAAATCCTCAGCTCCGTCTTCAAAGACAAGATCTTCCCTGAATCCGACGACCAATCCGGTTTAATCTATCTATatttaaaagaaaaggaaaaatgggGTAATAAAATCTACGTGGAGGGGGAGTACTATTTCGAAGGGTACTGGCTCGAAATTGTAGGGAATTTCGACAATATCACGGCGAGGTATGATAAGATTGAGAGGAATGTGGCGGCGCTGCGGCGGAGGCACGCGGAGAAGGTGAGCGAGGGTTACGCTAGGGTGTGGGAGGAGCAGCTGAAGGGGGCGGGGTACGGGAAGGGGAGCTGGAGGAGGCCGTTCGTCACGCACTTCACGGGGTGCCAGCCGTGCAGCGGGGCCCACAACCAGATGTATTCCGGCGAGAGCTGCTTTGATGCGATTACGAGGGCGCTTACGTTTGCAGATAATCAGGTGCTCAGGAATTATGGGTTCGTGCACCCGGATTTAGAGGATCCCTCCACTGTCAAGCCGCTTCCTTTTGATTATCCCCCGCTTGATTAAAGTTTTTTCCCAcccatttttcttctttttaactTTATCAACCTTTACTACGTAGAAAAATGTACTAATGGTTATAtggagtgtatattttgtgagACGTATATAAGTACTTAAAGCTAAAATTGAAACAGTTTCCACCATTTAATGGAATAAGTAGTTATTTCATTAAATGATGTGCTTTATTATATACTTTCTCGAAATAAAATTGATGTGGTGTAACAATTTTAAATATCTAAATGGAAATTGGAATTTATTTGGAGGAAGAACTATTGGTGATGGCAATTCGATTGAGAAGATTGTTCTATGTTTCCCAACTTCTCCAAACTTTATGCAATTGGTCTTGTGCTTATTGACGTACCTGTTTTTTTATGCAGACACACACACACGCGCGCGTAGGCGATGTATACATCTCCAAATAATTCATAACCATTAGAAAAATCATTTTACTACCCAATaaacccatttttttttcttatttggcggcttatattttcaaaatcatCATTTTAGTTTTGATTTACGCATTTTGTGTACATAAAATGACTTAGTAATAGTAGTTAAAACACACACAAATCTTTCTGCCTTCTTTCATACCGTAAACTAGGTgtttttatttctatattaatattttcaatATGAATTGTATTGATTTCTAGTGTTGGTTAAGAATTTAAGATAATGTGCCTTTGTataaatttattgaattttaatttccAGTGTTGGTTAAGAATTTGTATGGAAGAGTTGATGGAGGCGTGAATGAGTGGTGGAACCATAAATAGAGGCGGGTGCCCCATATATAATGAGCAGTgattaatcaatatttatgaGGAATTATGTCGTCCGTATTTATTAGGTAACAGTTACATGTGATATGTTGGTGGTGCGCCCCCATCTCCTGCTCGATTAATTCCATGTTTTGTAAATGTGGACCACGGCTTACATTCGTACCACATCTTAATTCTCAACCCATGCATTATATGGACTCTAAAGGTTCATATCGAGAagttaaatagtagtactagtagtatcTCAACCCGTTCATAAATTTTGGGCAAAAACGGCGTTATCACGAGGTTCTCAAAACGACGTCGTTCATGTAAACGTCGGCATGTCCATAAATAGTGAATGAAATAGACGATTTAAGGGATGTGGATAAAGTCTAAGTAACCACTTGCATAAGTTATTACTAGTACTCCGtctgttccataaaaataatacatCTTGAGACGAAGAGAGCATTATTTTTCTAGTGAAGAAGTGAATTTCACTATGCCATCTCCAATCATTACATCATCTTCAAATTCATTTTCCAGTAAATATCACATTAATAAATGATTTTATTCCAACCATTtacatcaaattcaaattcacaaGAACATTATCTACTCACTTTTTTACCTTTTTCAATTATACCTATACTAACTCCGTCAACCAAAAATAGACAagttttagtactccctccgttccatgttaaattgattcatttttctattttgggaagtttcaacataattgagtcatttctatttttggcaaaaacaaTTCTCTCACTCATAGGACTTTATTCTTCCttcatctatcttactttatccaCCATcccttaagagcatccgcatcggtgATTGTGGGGAAGGACGTCGTCCGTGCCGTCAGAGCGGCACCCCCTGCCCGCctctgtgctcttgccgacggctgAGCAGGGAGACGTGGCGTGTTTCTATTCGCCAACGGCttagccgttggcattttctatttttttaaaatcgaaaataatacaaaacataaaaaaatattttcggattcccaaaaatatagtcgttttattaccgttttttggaattttctttgaatttttttttcaaaatttaatctcaaaatcatctataaatacacacattcatcatccattttcacatcaaattatctctcattcatatttgttcatacaactcatctacatcttcctctctcactcaaaccctctctaaattcaaaaatggatATCAACGATGCCATTGCGAAaacggagcgcgaagaacaagaatactatgaacaatatcgtgccgcctatgaagccccCCGCCCTTCCTTCTtgaccaactagatcaaatcgccgctacatccctcatgaccgggagggagcccacgaaaggctcgttgccgactatttttccgacccgCCGCAGTCtccggaagattacttccgacgccgttttcgcatgtcaaaagtctgctcggaaagacgtcgaaagagcttttggggttcttcaaggccgattcaacattgtgaaagGCCCGTTTCGGTTGTGGTACTTTAAGAATATTGCCGatatcatgtacacgtgtattatcttgcacaacatgattatagctgatgaaggaccgagggcggctaacttttacgatgaagatgaagacggaagctcaaccgcgaggtctcccccacgccgaggtgtgcatacgacggtgcgcGAGAGGATCAAAATAAGACACACAATGCGTGATACCaaaacccacattgagctacaagaagacctaatcaaacacatttagGTGAAATtaggccacgagtagtggggttttttaattttatgaatttaattatataatttttaatttttaggatataaattatgtaatttttaatttttaggactttaattatgatatttttaatttttaggattttaagtatgtaatttttaattttgtagtaattagtaatagtattttgggtatttttaatgcattttaatattgtgcaaatatttttatttaaattgaataatagaatgatgagacctttgagcatgtccttaCGGAAGAtcatggatgtgagtgttgtgctctttcTTGCCAAAtagcag
This DNA window, taken from Salvia splendens isolate huo1 chromosome 18, SspV2, whole genome shotgun sequence, encodes the following:
- the LOC121777765 gene encoding glycosyltransferase 6-like, producing MTTFPSSLPTTIKPPSSLQLPLLPKMDQSNFVMPKRPKTASFLSDSYRLAGASLVAFMVFWTIWSSFPPSPPPTPALTVPAAADSAAPDLAYASPEKNFYDDPKLSYAIGSAPVRKWDEKRREWLRQHPSFVAGSATRIVMVTGSQSEPCKNPRGDHLLLKLFKNKVDYCRRHGIDIFYNNALLHSKMFSFWAKTAAVRASMLAHPEAEWIWWVDSDAAFTDMDFLPPLPRYHDFNMVVHGWPLLLQQRHTWTGINAGVFLIRNCQWALDFLDVWASMGPQSPDYDKWGKILSSVFKDKIFPESDDQSGLIYLYLKEKEKWGNKIYVEGEYYFEGYWLEIVGNFDNITARYDKIERNVAALRRRHAEKVSEGYARVWEEQLKGAGYGKGSWRRPFVTHFTGCQPCSGAHNQMYSGESCFDAITRALTFADNQVLRNYGFVHPDLEDPSTVKPLPFDYPPLD
- the LOC121776632 gene encoding heptahelical transmembrane protein 4-like; this translates as MGKNEANRRAVKSCDASDENLVSPGEGKGNKLWKKVKYQLVEYHALPGYLKDNEYILAHYRAEWPLKQAFLSIFSIHNETLNVWTHLLGFFLFLSLTIYTAMKVPNVVDLNLPSALRNADFQKLHADLITCLPSLLHMPDLHKLREELKTSLPSMNLSPYLSNWHIMDLLSNCLPENLTYSNHIDTCVLHNMKEDVANIIAPLLVRPITRWPFFAFLGGAMFCLLARSTCHLLSCHSELFAYFMLRLDYAGIAALISTSFYPPVYYSFMCYPFFCNLYMGFITLLGIGTVLTSLLPVFQTPEYRTFRASLFFGMGFSGAAPILHKLILFWHQPEALHTTGYEVLMGLFYGVGALVYAMRIPERWMPGKFDLAGHSHQLFHVLVVAGAYTHYRAGLVYLRWRDLQGC